A stretch of the Flavobacterium aquiphilum genome encodes the following:
- a CDS encoding translocation/assembly module TamB domain-containing protein — protein MKSINEDYGLNMSIDEVQLTLFGGVKLKKVLIIDHHKDTLIYVKRLNTSFLGAKKILDGDLIFGDLAMDGVLFNMKTYKNEKKTNLDYFVDAFGTSKTPSKKHFLLTATSIDLSNGRYVLTDENHETKKSVDFTKLNLSVTNFKVYGPEVYANIQKMSFLDHRGLFVKNLKGNYSFTQRHMILDKMEIETKESSIKGYAALNYEIDDFADFVNKVEFDFKLKQSKIASNDVRSFYNELGKNQYFKIRSHITGPLNNLKLLDLYLKDNKGTKIAGFINFKNLLGDKDQEFYMNGKFDQLNSNYEDLVGILPNVLGKKLPVVLKKFGNVSLVGNTQVTTTSIHANLAANTALGAVNSKFIINNMDQSDKAAYTGYVVLNGFNIGNLLDNKDLSKISLNIDVDGHGFSEKYLDTSLKGMVSSVAYNGYNYKNVAVNGNFKLPIYKGSIIVDDPNLKMNFDGLVDLSKKESQYDFKIKIDKAELNKLNFVKDSVAKFNGDIVVNCLGNTLDDMHGNIFVQTATYTNPKNTYQFNDFDLNSSFDDKRVRTIEITAPDITHGTIVGKYKFSQLKGLVSNSLGSLYTNYRPIPVKKGQFLKFNFEVYNKIVELFFPDITLSENTVVKGNINSDNNEFKFNFNSPNIKAADNSFDNIRISIDNKNPLYNAYIELDSIKTKMYKIRDFSLINVTSKDTLFFRTEFKGGSKGNDYFNLDLYHTINKDNKNVIGFSKSEIKLKNSLWFLNELNKPNNRLIFDKKLTEFKLDDFILTNKEQEVKLDGEFKGDYYKDFNVEFKNFDINALTSAQQSFDVHGNLSGKVNYNQNKQVYKPTASLRIDSLKVNKYDLGVLNFDITGDETFKKFTLYSTIENKDVESFSADGGFEIVNKETVFDLNLKFDRFNLATLSSLGGDVISNIRGLVSGNASIGGTLKKPDINGRLYVNGGGLSIPYLGVDYALKDKTIVDLTDEKFLFRNNTLIDSKYNTTGILNGVVEHKNFSDWKLDLGISSKRLLVLDTKDSEDAAYFGTAFINGNASIKGPTDNLFIKVDAKSEKGSDLKIPINSAESVSENSFIHFITPKEKFNLQKGIVNKAKNYNGLELEFDLEITPNATVEVILDRNSGHGMKGRGNGTLLFKINTLGVFNMWGDFLPYDGTYNFKYGGLIDKKFKVKKGGSIIWEGDPMRAQLNLEAVYKTSANPALLLENSNVNKKVDVEVVIGIRGDLARPEPDFMINFPTITSVLESELQTELADKDVRQTQALYLLSTGSFLGKDGSSQAVASSMYETASSMLGNIVQSNNEKFEMNFNVVSPDNRPSTQTDGRVEAIVSSKVNERITINGKIGVPFGGVNESAIVGAVDIKYRVNDDGTFNFHVFNKENDINYIGQDIGYTQGAGITYEVDFDSFTELVNKMFKNNKLTPVKTSKKKVDNSDSNLNPDFINFTKPKEPVKEKPKVNQDAVLPEDD, from the coding sequence ATGAAGAGCATCAATGAGGATTATGGACTCAATATGAGCATTGATGAAGTACAGCTTACACTTTTTGGAGGAGTTAAACTTAAAAAAGTATTGATTATTGACCACCATAAAGACACTTTGATTTATGTAAAAAGATTGAATACGTCTTTTTTGGGTGCCAAAAAGATTTTGGATGGTGATTTGATTTTTGGTGATTTGGCAATGGATGGTGTTCTTTTTAATATGAAAACGTATAAAAACGAAAAGAAAACCAATCTTGATTACTTTGTGGATGCTTTTGGTACAAGCAAAACACCTTCAAAAAAACACTTCTTATTAACTGCGACGTCTATTGATTTGTCAAACGGGCGATATGTTTTGACTGATGAAAACCATGAAACAAAAAAATCTGTTGATTTTACCAAATTAAATTTATCGGTTACCAATTTCAAGGTTTATGGACCTGAAGTGTATGCTAATATTCAAAAAATGTCTTTTTTGGATCATAGAGGACTTTTTGTGAAAAATCTGAAGGGAAATTATAGTTTCACTCAGCGACATATGATATTGGACAAAATGGAAATTGAAACCAAAGAGTCCAGTATAAAAGGGTATGCCGCATTGAATTATGAAATTGATGATTTCGCTGATTTTGTAAATAAAGTAGAGTTTGACTTTAAGTTGAAACAATCAAAAATTGCTTCTAATGATGTTCGGAGTTTTTATAATGAATTAGGAAAGAATCAATATTTTAAAATTAGATCACACATTACCGGACCTTTAAATAATTTAAAACTTCTTGATTTATATTTAAAAGATAATAAGGGTACAAAAATTGCTGGTTTCATAAATTTTAAAAATCTTTTAGGAGATAAGGATCAAGAATTCTATATGAATGGAAAGTTTGATCAACTGAACTCAAATTATGAAGATTTAGTAGGCATACTGCCAAATGTTTTAGGGAAAAAATTACCTGTAGTTTTAAAGAAATTTGGAAACGTTTCATTGGTTGGAAATACCCAAGTCACTACAACTTCTATCCATGCGAATTTGGCGGCTAACACAGCTTTAGGAGCTGTGAATTCGAAATTTATCATTAATAATATGGATCAAAGCGACAAGGCTGCCTATACGGGTTATGTTGTTTTGAATGGTTTTAATATTGGTAATTTGTTGGATAATAAAGATTTGTCAAAAATAAGTTTGAATATTGACGTTGATGGCCACGGTTTTTCAGAAAAATATTTGGATACCTCGTTAAAAGGAATGGTATCAAGCGTTGCTTATAATGGCTATAATTATAAGAATGTTGCAGTAAATGGGAATTTCAAATTACCTATTTATAAAGGATCAATTATTGTAGATGATCCAAATTTGAAAATGAATTTTGATGGATTGGTTGATTTAAGTAAAAAAGAAAGCCAATACGATTTCAAAATTAAAATTGACAAAGCTGAGTTGAACAAATTGAATTTTGTAAAAGATAGTGTAGCCAAATTTAATGGAGATATCGTAGTCAATTGCCTGGGAAATACTTTGGATGATATGCATGGAAATATTTTCGTGCAGACTGCAACTTATACCAACCCTAAAAACACTTATCAATTCAATGATTTTGACTTAAATTCAAGCTTCGATGATAAAAGGGTTCGAACTATAGAAATCACAGCTCCGGATATTACTCATGGTACGATTGTAGGGAAGTATAAGTTTTCCCAATTGAAAGGATTGGTTTCAAATTCGTTGGGTAGCCTTTATACCAATTATAGGCCTATACCTGTAAAAAAAGGTCAATTCTTGAAATTCAATTTTGAAGTATATAATAAGATAGTCGAACTGTTTTTTCCTGATATAACGTTAAGTGAAAATACTGTAGTAAAAGGAAATATCAATTCGGATAACAATGAATTTAAATTCAATTTTAATTCACCAAATATAAAAGCGGCTGATAATTCTTTTGACAATATCAGGATTTCAATTGATAATAAAAACCCATTGTATAATGCCTATATTGAGTTGGATAGTATTAAAACTAAAATGTATAAAATACGTGATTTTAGTTTGATCAATGTTACTTCCAAAGATACTTTGTTTTTTAGAACCGAGTTTAAAGGTGGTTCAAAAGGAAATGATTATTTTAATCTGGATTTATACCATACCATTAATAAAGACAATAAAAATGTTATAGGGTTCAGTAAATCCGAAATTAAACTAAAAAATAGTCTCTGGTTCCTGAATGAATTGAATAAACCGAATAACCGTTTGATTTTTGATAAGAAGTTGACAGAATTTAAACTGGATGATTTTATACTTACCAATAAAGAGCAGGAGGTAAAACTTGATGGTGAGTTCAAAGGAGATTACTACAAAGATTTCAATGTAGAGTTCAAAAATTTTGACATCAATGCATTGACATCTGCTCAGCAAAGTTTTGATGTCCACGGAAATTTAAGTGGTAAAGTTAATTACAATCAGAACAAGCAAGTTTATAAGCCTACAGCTTCTTTGCGAATTGACAGTTTGAAGGTTAATAAATACGATTTGGGAGTTTTAAATTTTGATATAACAGGTGATGAAACTTTCAAAAAATTCACCTTGTATTCTACGATTGAAAATAAAGATGTGGAATCTTTTAGTGCCGATGGAGGTTTTGAGATAGTAAACAAAGAAACAGTATTTGATTTAAATTTAAAATTTGACCGATTCAATTTAGCAACCTTAAGTTCGTTGGGAGGTGATGTTATCTCCAATATAAGAGGTTTGGTATCTGGAAATGCATCGATTGGCGGAACTTTGAAAAAACCCGACATCAATGGTCGTCTTTATGTAAATGGTGGAGGTTTATCAATACCTTATTTAGGAGTTGATTATGCTTTGAAAGATAAAACGATTGTCGATCTAACGGACGAAAAATTCCTTTTTAGAAATAACACTTTGATAGATTCGAAATACAATACCACGGGAATTTTGAATGGAGTGGTGGAGCATAAGAATTTTTCGGATTGGAAATTGGATTTAGGTATCAGTTCCAAAAGGCTTCTTGTGCTGGATACAAAAGACAGTGAAGATGCAGCTTATTTTGGGACAGCATTCATTAATGGAAATGCCTCAATTAAAGGGCCAACTGATAATTTGTTTATTAAAGTAGATGCAAAATCCGAAAAAGGATCAGATTTAAAAATACCAATAAACAGTGCAGAAAGTGTTAGCGAGAATAGTTTTATTCATTTTATCACTCCGAAAGAAAAATTCAATCTGCAAAAAGGGATAGTTAATAAAGCGAAGAACTATAACGGACTTGAATTAGAGTTTGATCTTGAAATCACGCCAAACGCAACTGTTGAAGTTATTTTGGATAGGAATTCAGGACATGGAATGAAAGGGCGTGGAAATGGAACACTTTTGTTTAAAATCAATACGCTTGGTGTTTTCAATATGTGGGGGGATTTCTTGCCTTATGATGGAACCTATAATTTTAAATACGGCGGATTAATCGATAAGAAATTTAAAGTTAAAAAAGGCGGTTCTATTATTTGGGAAGGAGATCCAATGAGAGCCCAATTGAATTTGGAAGCTGTATATAAAACTTCTGCAAATCCTGCATTATTATTAGAAAATTCTAATGTTAACAAGAAAGTTGATGTTGAAGTGGTAATTGGTATACGAGGTGATTTGGCACGGCCAGAACCAGATTTCATGATTAATTTCCCTACTATTACAAGTGTTTTGGAATCAGAGCTTCAAACTGAATTGGCGGATAAAGATGTAAGACAAACACAAGCTTTGTATTTATTGTCAACAGGAAGTTTTTTAGGTAAAGATGGATCTAGTCAGGCTGTGGCTTCGAGTATGTATGAAACTGCATCCAGTATGCTGGGTAATATTGTTCAGTCAAATAACGAAAAATTTGAGATGAATTTTAATGTAGTTTCACCTGATAACAGACCAAGTACCCAAACTGATGGTAGAGTAGAAGCTATTGTTTCGTCAAAAGTAAATGAAAGGATTACTATTAATGGTAAAATTGGTGTTCCATTTGGCGGAGTCAATGAATCGGCGATCGTTGGAGCAGTAGATATCAAATATAGAGTAAATGATGACGGAACATTTAATTTTCATGTTTTCAATAAAGAAAATGATATAAATTATATTGGTCAGGATATTGGTTATACACAAGGCGCCGGTATTACTTACGAGGTGGATTTTGATAGTTTTACGGAGTTGGTCAATAAAATGTTTAAAAACAATAAATTAACACCTGTAAAAACTTCTAAAAAGAAAGTTGATAATTCAGACTCTAATCTGAATCCTGATTTTATAAATTTCACGAAACCCAAAGAGCCTGTTAAGGAAAAACCTAAAGTAAATCAGGATGCAGTACTTCCTGAAGATGATTAA
- the pfkA gene encoding 6-phosphofructokinase, whose product MSKTIKKIGVLTSGGDSPGMNAAIRSVVRTCAFHNIGCVGIYRGYQGMIEGDFKEMGPRSVNNIVNKGGTILKSARSMDFKTPEGRKKAHENLVKAGVDALVVIGGDGSFTGALLFNSEYGFPVMGIPGTIDNDIFGTSHTLGYDTALNTVVEVIDKIRDTASSHNRLFLIEVMGRDAGHIALNAGIGAGAEEILIPEEDLGLDRLLDSLRKSKAAGKSSSIVVIAEGDKIGKTVFELKDYVESNFPEYDVRVSVLGHMQRGGAPSCFDRVLASRLGVKAVESLLEGKSNYMVGLLADKVELTPLELAIKGHSEIDLDLLRVSDIMSI is encoded by the coding sequence ATGTCAAAAACAATAAAAAAGATAGGCGTTCTAACCTCTGGAGGAGATTCTCCAGGAATGAATGCCGCTATCCGTTCTGTTGTACGAACATGTGCTTTTCATAATATAGGATGTGTTGGTATTTATAGAGGATATCAAGGAATGATTGAAGGGGATTTTAAAGAAATGGGCCCCCGTAGTGTTAATAATATAGTAAATAAAGGAGGGACTATTTTAAAGTCAGCTCGTTCTATGGATTTTAAAACTCCTGAAGGACGTAAAAAAGCTCATGAAAATTTAGTCAAGGCTGGAGTTGATGCCCTTGTGGTGATAGGAGGAGACGGATCGTTTACCGGAGCATTATTGTTTAATTCAGAATATGGTTTTCCTGTAATGGGAATTCCAGGAACAATTGACAACGACATATTTGGTACAAGCCATACTTTAGGTTATGATACCGCTTTAAATACTGTTGTTGAGGTAATTGATAAAATTCGTGATACCGCAAGTTCTCATAACAGATTATTTCTTATAGAAGTAATGGGACGTGATGCAGGGCATATTGCATTGAATGCAGGTATTGGTGCAGGAGCTGAAGAAATTCTTATTCCAGAAGAAGATCTAGGATTGGATCGTTTATTAGATTCTTTGAGAAAAAGTAAAGCAGCTGGAAAATCATCAAGTATAGTGGTAATTGCTGAAGGTGATAAAATAGGTAAAACTGTTTTTGAACTGAAAGATTATGTAGAATCAAATTTCCCTGAATATGACGTTCGTGTATCGGTTTTAGGACATATGCAAAGAGGTGGGGCTCCATCATGTTTTGATAGGGTTTTGGCCAGTCGTCTAGGTGTTAAAGCTGTTGAAAGTCTATTGGAAGGAAAATCTAATTATATGGTAGGTTTATTGGCTGACAAAGTCGAACTTACTCCATTAGAATTGGCAATTAAAGGGCACAGTGAAATCGATTTGGATTTATTGCGTGTTTCTGATATCATGTCAATCTAA
- the gap gene encoding type I glyceraldehyde-3-phosphate dehydrogenase, with amino-acid sequence MSKVKLGINGFGRIGRIVFRETFNRDNVEVVAINDLLDVDHLAYLLKYDSVHGRFNGTVEVKDGELYVNGNHIRVTAERNPANLKWDEVGVDVVAESTGIFTTIDTANEHIKGGAKKVIISAPSADAPMFVMGVNHETAKASDVIVSNASCTTNCLAPLAKVINDNFGIVEGLMTTVHATTSTQMTADGPSRKDWRGGRAAAINIIPSSTGAAKAVGKVIPSLNGKLTGMAFRVPTADVSTVDLTVKLAKETTYEEIMSVLKNASETNMKGILGYTEDAVVSQDFISDKRTSIVDATAGIGLNSTFFKLVSWYDNEYGYSSKLIDLAVHISSLK; translated from the coding sequence ATGTCAAAAGTAAAATTAGGAATAAACGGATTTGGTAGAATTGGAAGAATTGTTTTCAGAGAAACTTTCAATAGAGACAATGTAGAGGTAGTAGCAATTAACGATTTGCTAGATGTTGATCACTTAGCGTATTTATTGAAATATGATTCAGTTCACGGCCGTTTTAATGGAACAGTTGAAGTAAAAGACGGAGAATTGTATGTAAACGGTAACCATATCCGTGTAACAGCTGAAAGAAATCCAGCTAACTTAAAATGGGATGAAGTAGGTGTTGATGTAGTAGCTGAAAGTACTGGTATCTTTACTACAATTGACACTGCTAACGAGCACATTAAAGGTGGTGCAAAAAAAGTAATTATTTCTGCTCCTTCTGCTGATGCTCCAATGTTTGTAATGGGAGTAAACCACGAAACTGCAAAAGCTTCAGATGTAATCGTTTCTAACGCTTCTTGTACTACAAACTGTTTAGCTCCTTTAGCTAAAGTTATCAACGATAATTTTGGAATTGTTGAAGGTTTAATGACTACTGTACACGCTACAACTTCAACTCAAATGACAGCTGACGGACCTTCTAGAAAAGACTGGAGAGGTGGACGTGCTGCTGCAATCAATATCATTCCTTCTTCAACTGGAGCTGCTAAAGCTGTTGGAAAAGTTATTCCTTCTTTGAATGGAAAATTAACAGGTATGGCTTTCCGTGTTCCTACTGCTGACGTTTCTACAGTAGATTTAACTGTAAAATTAGCTAAGGAAACTACATACGAAGAAATTATGTCAGTTTTGAAAAATGCTTCTGAAACTAACATGAAAGGTATTTTAGGATATACTGAAGATGCTGTTGTATCTCAAGACTTTATTTCTGATAAAAGAACTTCAATCGTTGATGCTACTGCAGGAATTGGATTAAATTCAACTTTCTTCAAATTAGTATCTTGGTATGATAATGAGTATGGATATTCAAGTAAATTAATTGACTTGGCAGTACATATTTCTTCTTTGAAATAA
- a CDS encoding N-acetylglucosamine kinase yields the protein MKLIVDSGSTKADWIAIDDNGKVMFTTQTLGLNPEILDKHEIIDRLNDRFDILQNKKNATHLFFYGAGCGTDRMKIFLSQVFKEYFTNAIVIVEEDTYAAVFATTPKGEKAIVSILGTGSNCSYFDGKVLEQKIQSLGYIVMDDCSGNVFGKRLIRKYYFNKMPKELANVFEKDYDVDPDYIKNKLYKEPNPNAYLATFAKFLIQHKEHEFCRKIIFKEMKSFIKNQITQFENCREVPVHFVGSIAFYLKDELAEIFEKYDLKLGTVLRRPIDGLIAYHVANNN from the coding sequence ATGAAATTAATAGTTGATAGTGGTTCTACTAAAGCAGATTGGATTGCAATAGACGACAATGGAAAAGTTATGTTTACCACACAAACATTAGGTTTAAATCCAGAAATACTTGATAAACATGAAATTATTGATCGTTTGAACGATCGTTTTGATATATTACAAAATAAAAAAAATGCAACGCATTTGTTTTTCTATGGTGCAGGTTGCGGTACTGATAGAATGAAAATTTTTCTTTCTCAGGTTTTTAAAGAATATTTTACAAATGCTATAGTTATTGTTGAAGAAGATACTTATGCTGCTGTTTTTGCTACTACGCCTAAAGGTGAAAAAGCAATTGTAAGTATATTAGGTACAGGTTCAAACTGCAGTTATTTTGACGGTAAAGTTTTAGAACAAAAAATACAGTCATTAGGTTATATAGTAATGGATGATTGTAGCGGAAACGTTTTTGGAAAAAGACTGATCAGAAAGTACTATTTTAATAAAATGCCAAAAGAATTGGCTAATGTATTTGAAAAGGATTATGATGTTGATCCTGATTATATCAAAAATAAATTGTACAAAGAGCCAAATCCAAATGCTTATCTTGCGACTTTTGCCAAATTTTTGATTCAACATAAAGAGCATGAATTTTGCAGAAAGATAATTTTTAAGGAAATGAAATCTTTTATTAAAAATCAGATTACTCAATTTGAAAACTGCAGAGAGGTACCTGTTCATTTTGTAGGCTCCATTGCATTTTACTTAAAAGACGAATTAGCTGAGATTTTTGAAAAATACGACCTAAAATTGGGTACGGTGTTAAGAAGACCAATAGATGGTTTGATTGCTTATCACGTAGCTAATAATAATTAA
- a CDS encoding methylglyoxal synthase — protein sequence MEIAIIAHDGKKEDIVKFLIKNREVFQQEKIQFIATGTTGGRAEAAGFKTTRMLSGPLGGDAQIAGRVAEGKTQMVLFFKDPLSSHPHEADVNMLIRVCDVHNVPLATNEATAQLLVNAIAQLS from the coding sequence ATGGAAATAGCAATTATTGCGCATGACGGTAAAAAAGAAGATATAGTTAAATTTCTAATTAAAAACCGTGAAGTGTTTCAGCAAGAAAAAATACAGTTTATTGCAACTGGAACAACCGGAGGTAGAGCAGAGGCGGCAGGTTTTAAAACTACAAGAATGCTTTCAGGTCCGTTGGGAGGTGATGCTCAAATTGCAGGAAGAGTTGCCGAAGGTAAAACTCAAATGGTCTTGTTCTTCAAAGATCCTCTTTCAAGTCATCCGCATGAGGCTGATGTAAATATGCTTATACGCGTTTGTGATGTGCATAATGTGCCGTTGGCAACAAATGAAGCAACGGCGCAATTATTGGTTAATGCTATCGCACAGCTATCATAG
- a CDS encoding RidA family protein, which translates to MKTIIYTENAPAPIGPYNQAVLKGDTLYISGQIPLNPATMELVADNIESETKQVMENLKAILEEAGMTFENVVKASIFIMDMNDFGKINTVYGSYFNEKTAPARETVQVACLPKNVNVEISMIAVR; encoded by the coding sequence ATGAAAACAATAATTTACACCGAAAATGCTCCAGCACCTATCGGACCTTATAATCAAGCTGTATTAAAAGGTGACACCTTATACATTTCAGGCCAAATCCCATTAAATCCTGCAACTATGGAATTGGTTGCAGACAATATTGAATCGGAAACCAAACAAGTAATGGAGAACTTGAAAGCGATTCTTGAAGAAGCTGGAATGACATTTGAAAATGTGGTAAAAGCCTCCATTTTTATTATGGACATGAATGATTTTGGAAAAATAAATACCGTTTACGGGTCTTATTTTAATGAAAAAACCGCTCCAGCTCGTGAAACGGTTCAAGTGGCTTGTTTGCCAAAAAATGTAAATGTGGAAATATCTATGATAGCTGTGCGATAG
- a CDS encoding putative LPS assembly protein LptD, giving the protein MAHEYPILQHTKIAFKPLHTNLFNIVLLSIFLSLGCSNLYSQDLKKKQTPIPSKNQEVKKQKIEDNTKATVAETATDTVKLDTIKVKKGFLDGQVRYVAEKYAKIQQKKKLITLYDKAELYYQDIELKSGIIVMDYEKNEVYAGRIKDSLGNYTQYPNFKQGENVIEPDSIRFNFKTKKALIWNSRTTQSEFNVKAAITKKENDSVYFLKGARFTTAKDIDDPEYYFQTNKIKFIPGKKIVTGFTNMVIEGVPTPLILPFAYFPLSKETSVSGIILPSYNDSNTKGFSLQNGGYYFALSDHYNLTLLGDYYTNGSYGINAQSSYAKRYKFQGSVNLRFENNIVSERGYPDYSKTKIYNIQWSHSQDSKSSPNSTFSASVNLGSSQYYQKTINQVNVGSQLNNSLSSSISYSTVFHTIPEGRLSLTATHSQNTNTKEINMTLPTLQFSLDRIYPFASNDGAKKGFFKNINLQYNLNGRNSFKTTDSLFFKPEMFRNSEIGFQHTVPLSTNFKVFKYFSVSTSMNYEEVWYFKTIEKTYDNNLSTVVTKEIPGFDAFRTYSSSTSVGTTIYGTFNFGEDKMIKSIRHVMRPSISHSYTPSFEKYYDTYATDASGRMQTDYTRFEGGMYGAPGKSSSNFLGINLSNTFEAKVADKDTTKTEPKKIMLLNNLNLSTSYNFDAKELNWAPVRVSGGTQFFDNKLSANFGATLDPYAIDNSGNRINTFNINNGGSLFRMTSANLTMNYSLSSKKEEKKDKNTQQRRNGGREDDLFGSDIDVGSQRKSQFNEEDEGKDVVSEFFRTKLPWDMTFAYSLTYGNNNREKKITGNSVMISMNTDLTPKWKAGVSTGYDFVQNGVTFTQLRFERDLMSWRMDFNWTPFGTNSSWNFYIGIKSGVLSDIKWEKRKLTNQ; this is encoded by the coding sequence TTGGCACACGAATACCCGATTCTTCAACATACAAAAATAGCATTTAAACCTTTGCATACAAACTTATTTAATATCGTTTTACTATCAATTTTCCTATCTTTAGGTTGCTCAAATCTGTATTCACAAGATTTAAAAAAGAAACAAACCCCAATCCCTTCTAAGAATCAAGAAGTTAAAAAACAAAAAATTGAAGACAATACTAAAGCAACTGTAGCAGAAACAGCTACCGATACGGTAAAACTAGACACTATAAAAGTTAAAAAAGGCTTTCTTGATGGCCAAGTTAGGTATGTGGCAGAAAAATATGCCAAGATTCAGCAAAAGAAAAAACTCATCACTTTATACGACAAAGCCGAATTATATTACCAGGATATTGAATTAAAATCTGGTATTATTGTCATGGATTATGAAAAAAATGAGGTTTATGCGGGAAGAATAAAAGATTCTCTTGGTAATTACACTCAATATCCAAATTTCAAACAGGGTGAAAATGTTATAGAACCGGACTCCATTCGCTTTAATTTTAAAACAAAAAAAGCATTGATTTGGAACTCTAGAACCACTCAAAGCGAATTCAATGTAAAAGCAGCTATCACAAAAAAGGAAAATGACTCTGTTTACTTTCTAAAAGGAGCACGATTTACAACAGCAAAAGACATTGATGATCCTGAATATTATTTTCAAACCAATAAAATAAAATTTATTCCCGGGAAAAAAATTGTTACCGGTTTTACCAATATGGTAATTGAGGGTGTACCTACCCCATTAATCCTTCCCTTTGCTTATTTTCCACTTTCAAAAGAAACAAGTGTATCAGGGATTATATTACCTTCATATAACGACTCAAATACCAAAGGATTTTCTCTACAAAACGGAGGATATTATTTTGCTTTAAGTGACCATTATAATTTAACACTGCTCGGGGATTACTATACCAACGGAAGTTATGGTATTAACGCGCAATCATCCTATGCCAAACGATATAAATTTCAAGGAAGTGTCAATCTCCGATTTGAGAACAATATCGTAAGCGAAAGAGGGTATCCCGATTATTCAAAAACTAAAATTTACAATATTCAATGGTCTCATTCGCAGGATTCAAAATCTAGCCCAAATTCCACCTTTTCGGCATCGGTAAACTTAGGAAGTAGTCAATATTACCAAAAAACAATTAATCAAGTCAATGTCGGATCTCAATTAAACAACTCTCTGAGTTCTTCCATATCCTACAGTACTGTTTTCCATACTATTCCAGAAGGTCGATTATCGTTGACAGCAACCCATTCGCAAAATACGAACACCAAAGAGATCAATATGACTCTTCCTACCTTACAGTTTAGTTTGGATCGTATTTATCCATTTGCTTCGAATGACGGCGCCAAAAAAGGTTTTTTCAAAAATATCAACTTACAATATAACCTAAACGGTAGAAACAGTTTTAAAACAACTGACTCTTTGTTTTTTAAACCCGAAATGTTCCGAAATTCCGAAATTGGTTTCCAACATACAGTTCCATTAAGTACCAACTTTAAAGTCTTCAAGTATTTCAGTGTTTCCACTTCGATGAATTATGAAGAAGTTTGGTATTTCAAAACCATCGAAAAAACTTATGATAATAATTTAAGCACTGTAGTTACTAAAGAAATCCCTGGTTTTGACGCATTTAGAACCTATTCTTCTTCTACAAGCGTAGGAACAACAATTTATGGTACATTCAATTTCGGAGAAGATAAAATGATCAAATCGATCCGACACGTAATGCGCCCATCGATTTCGCATAGTTATACTCCTAGTTTCGAGAAATACTACGATACTTATGCAACAGATGCCAGTGGTAGAATGCAAACTGATTACACGCGATTTGAAGGCGGTATGTATGGCGCTCCAGGTAAAAGCAGCTCTAATTTCCTTGGAATAAACCTTAGTAACACCTTTGAGGCCAAAGTAGCAGATAAAGATACGACCAAAACTGAACCAAAGAAAATAATGCTGCTTAACAACTTAAACCTTTCTACAAGTTACAATTTTGATGCAAAAGAACTTAACTGGGCACCTGTAAGGGTAAGTGGTGGAACACAGTTCTTTGATAATAAATTGAGTGCCAATTTTGGAGCGACTTTAGATCCATACGCAATTGATAACTCCGGAAACAGAATTAACACTTTCAACATCAATAACGGTGGAAGTCTTTTCAGAATGACAAGTGCAAATTTGACCATGAACTACTCTTTGTCCAGCAAAAAGGAGGAAAAAAAAGACAAGAATACCCAACAAAGGAGAAATGGAGGACGTGAAGACGATTTATTTGGTTCAGATATTGATGTAGGAAGCCAAAGAAAAAGCCAGTTTAATGAAGAGGACGAAGGAAAAGACGTCGTTAGTGAATTTTTTAGGACAAAATTACCCTGGGACATGACCTTTGCCTATTCCCTGACTTACGGAAATAATAACCGAGAGAAAAAAATCACAGGAAATTCCGTCATGATTTCTATGAATACTGATTTAACTCCAAAATGGAAAGCTGGGGTTTCTACAGGATACGATTTTGTTCAAAATGGTGTAACTTTCACTCAATTACGTTTTGAAAGAGATTTGATGAGCTGGAGAATGGATTTTAACTGGACTCCTTTCGGAACAAATTCCAGCTGGAATTTTTACATCGGAATCAAATCTGGAGTCCTAAGCGACATCAAATGGGAAAAAAGAAAGCTTACCAATCAATAG